In the genome of Metabacillus litoralis, the window AAAGAGTTGACTTTTCTGTATCAACGAAGGAAGGTCAGGAATTGTTCCTATATTCAAGTACTGCCTCCTTTCTTTCAGCCTTGGGAGAGGAGAGCATTGCACCTGGAGCAGAATTTAAATATAAAATCAACTTGACTGAATTAGACCTTCAAAAAGGAGAATACCTTTTAACAGCATGGATGACTCCTGAGGAAGGCGCAACTTATAAAATCACTAAAGAGTTTACACTAGAATAACCAAGAGGTGAGTCAGTATAAAAACAGACTCACCTCTTTGGTTAAATAGTGGCATTTTATCTCCCTACAAACATCTGTGTCCAATGATGTCCGTTTGAATCATATCCAATCCCTATATGTGTAAAATCCTTACTTAAAATATTTTTTCTGTGTCCTTCACTATTCATCCAAGCTTGAACTACTTCTTGTGGTGTTCGTTGACCTTGCGCGATATTTTCACCAGCCGTTTTATATGTTACTCCGAAATCCCTCATCATATCAAATGGAGAACCATATGTTGGGCTAGTATGTGAGAAGTAATTATTTTGTCTCATATCTTCTGACTTCTTCTGAGCTACGCCATTCAATTGTGTGTCTGCCTTTAAATCAGGTAATCCATTTTTACGTCTTTCTGCATTCGTTAAGTCAATAACCTGCTGAACAGCTTGGTTTACACCTTGTGCAGGTTGTTGCTTTTCAGCAGGTGCTTTTGCTTGTTCTTGCTGAGCTGGTGCCTGCTGTTGTTGTGCCGGTGCTTTTGCTTGCTCTTGCTGTGCTGGTGCCTGTTGCTGTGCTGGCGCTTTTGCTTGCTGTTGGTTTGTTGCTTGATTATTTTGTTGAGCATTTGCTTGTTGCTTCGTTTGTGCTTGTTGCTGATTTGCTGCCTGCTGCTGAGCTTGTTGCTGGTTTGCTTGCCCAGTATAACGCTGCGTTAACTGATTCGCTTTTTGCTGTGCTTGCTGCTTTTGTTGTTCAATAAACTGACGAGCTTGTTTTTCTGCATCTTCTTTGGAATTTGCTCTAATAAATTTATATTTTGCTTCTTGAACAGCAATTGCCTTTGTATGCGGGTATTTCTCACTTGAAAGATCTGTTTTCGAACTTGATATTGTCATCCCATTCTGATCATCATTTCCCATTCCCATGAAACGATCAGTAACAAGTTCATAATCATTATCTTTAATATTATTATCACGATTTGTTGTTCTAAAACGATTATTCTCCGCTCTGTCAAGTGTATTTATATCCCTCGTAAAAGGTCCATAGCTTGTTCGGCCGTTATAGTTTACATTTTCTGCAACGTCCATTGTATTTGTTCTGTTATTGGTTTCAAAAGCACCTTCGTTATTGTTACATGCTACTAACCCAACAACTAAAGCACTCGTAGTAATTAACCCAAGCTTTTTCTTTATCAACGCAAACCCCTCCTTAAATTTTTGATCAACTACCTTCTTATTTTCTTTATTTTTCAGAAATCTATTGATGGTAATAATCAAGCTATTTGGAGAGAGATTCACTTTTTGGGTATGAAACACCAAAAAACGCTTGGAATACTCCAAGCGCTAAGCATTACTGAGCCACTTCTTGAATAACAGCTAAAACCAGTTCGGCTGTTTTTTCTAGTTCCTCAATTGGCATTTTTTCATTTGTTGTATGAATTTCTTCATATCCTACTGCTAAGTTAACTGTAGGAATTCCATTACCAGCGATTACGTTTGCATCACTACCACCACCACTAGTTTGCAATTCGCTGTTACGACCAATTCTTGCAGCAGCACGTTTTGCAACTTCTACAACATGATCTCCGTCACCAAATTTAAACCCTGGATACATAACCTCAATATCAACTTCTGCACTTCCACCCATCTCTGCGGCAACAGTTTCAAAAGCTTCTTTCATTTTCTTTACTTGTTCTTCCATTTTTTCCGGAACTAAAGAACGGGCTTCTGCTAGGATATGTACTAAATCACAAACAATATTTGTTTGCGTACCTCCTTCGAAACGCCCTATATTGGCAGTTGTTTCATGATCAATTCTTCCTAAAGGCATTTTTGCAATAGCCTTTGCAGCAATGGTAATCGCTGAAACACCTTTTTCAGGAGCTACACCAGCATGTGCTGTTTTCCCATAAACTGTTGCCTTAACTTTCGCTTGTGTTGGAGCTGCGACGATAATTGTCCCAACCTTACCATCACTATCAAGTGCATAACCAAACTTTGCTGTCATTAGATTTGCGTCCAGTGCTTTTGCTCCGACTAATCCAGATTCCTCTCCAGCTGTTATGACAAATTCTATTTTTCCATGTTGGATATTTTCTTCTTTTAATGTTTTAATTGCTTCAAGCATAGCTGCTAAACCAGCCTTATCGTCTGCACCGAGTATAGTTGTTCCATCTGTAACCACATACCCATCTTTAATGCTCGGCTTAATCCCCTTACCAGGTACTACTGTATCCATGTGGGATGTAAAGTAAATTGGTTCAACATTTTCTTTAGTAGCTTCCAATGTACAAATAAGGTTTCCAGCCCCATGACCTGTTATACCTGTTGTATCATCTTCAACAACTTGTAAACCTAGATCGGAAAACTTCTTTTTTAGTACCTTTGCTATTTCTGCTTCATATTTTGTTTCTGAGTCAACTTGAACCAATTCAAGGAACTCGTCTAATAAACGTTGCTTATTAATCATAAATTCATTTCCTCCTACGCATTAAAGGGGAATATTCCCATGTTTTTTTGCTGGTCTATTTTCCTTTTTTGTTCTTAGCATTTCCAATGCCTGAATAAGTTTAATCCTTGTATCTCTAGGGTCAATCACATCATCCACCATGCCTTGGCTTGCGGCAACATATGGGTTGGCGAACTTTTTTCGGTATTCCTCAATTTTCTCAGCCCTTGTTTGCTCCGGGTTAGGGCTTTCTTGAATTTCTTTAGCAAAGATGATATTCGCAGCTCCTTGTGGGCCCATAACAGCAATTTCCGCATTCGGCCATGCAAATACAAGATCAGCACCAATAGATTTACTATTTAGTGCTACATAAGCACCACCGTATGCTTTTCTTAAGATAACTGTTATTTTAGGAACAGTTGCCTCGGAATAAGCAAATAGAATTTTGGCACCATGACGAATAATTCCTCCGTGTTCTTGTTTAATCCCTGGGAAAAAGCCAGTCACATCCTCAAACGTGATAAGTGGTATTTGAAAAGAATCACAAAAACGTATAAATCTAGCTGCTTTATCAGAAGAATCAATATCTAAACCGCCAGCCATATACTTCGGTTGATTACAAACCAAACCAACAACTTCACCCTTAATCCTAGCTAATCCGATCACAATGTTTTTGGCAAAATCCTTCTGAACTTCTAAAAATGATTGTTCATCAACAACCTGTTTAATGACTGTTCTCACATCATATGGTCTTACGGCATCAAAAGGTATACTATCTGTTAAATCAGGTCG includes:
- a CDS encoding CAP domain-containing protein, whose translation is MGMGNDDQNGMTISSSKTDLSSEKYPHTKAIAVQEAKYKFIRANSKEDAEKQARQFIEQQKQQAQQKANQLTQRYTGQANQQQAQQQAANQQQAQTKQQANAQQNNQATNQQQAKAPAQQQAPAQQEQAKAPAQQQQAPAQQEQAKAPAEKQQPAQGVNQAVQQVIDLTNAERRKNGLPDLKADTQLNGVAQKKSEDMRQNNYFSHTSPTYGSPFDMMRDFGVTYKTAGENIAQGQRTPQEVVQAWMNSEGHRKNILSKDFTHIGIGYDSNGHHWTQMFVGR
- a CDS encoding BsuPI-related putative proteinase inhibitor — its product is MRAIISLLITMLIVVGCGDGHTSNNQQGGGNNPESDQGIVAGEMAPSITELSPLQYEYKVKNQTEKAITLKFTSSQRVDFSVSTKEGQELFLYSSTASFLSALGEESIAPGAEFKYKINLTELDLQKGEYLLTAWMTPEEGATYKITKEFTLE
- a CDS encoding M20/M25/M40 family metallo-hydrolase, with the translated sequence MINKQRLLDEFLELVQVDSETKYEAEIAKVLKKKFSDLGLQVVEDDTTGITGHGAGNLICTLEATKENVEPIYFTSHMDTVVPGKGIKPSIKDGYVVTDGTTILGADDKAGLAAMLEAIKTLKEENIQHGKIEFVITAGEESGLVGAKALDANLMTAKFGYALDSDGKVGTIIVAAPTQAKVKATVYGKTAHAGVAPEKGVSAITIAAKAIAKMPLGRIDHETTANIGRFEGGTQTNIVCDLVHILAEARSLVPEKMEEQVKKMKEAFETVAAEMGGSAEVDIEVMYPGFKFGDGDHVVEVAKRAAARIGRNSELQTSGGGSDANVIAGNGIPTVNLAVGYEEIHTTNEKMPIEELEKTAELVLAVIQEVAQ